tttatagttGATAAGAGGATTTTAGTTTTAAGATTaagataatttttcttcttttttgtttaggatttaatttcttttttactgattttgatggggtttttgattgtttttatATGCCTGTATTTTGGTTTGTTCTTATACTCGAGGGAGGATTGAAGTATTCAAAGGACTAACACCTGACCTGCCAATAACTTGTGGTGGAagttgtggtttggttttgttaggATTGGTTTCATGGtttgtttttggctttttttgtgtttaattttagtTGTAAGGTTATTTTGTATGGGTTGTATGATGTAGGGGGTTCTGGTTTTAGTTGTGTTGGGGGGAGAGAACTTGATGGTAAGATTTTAATAGGTGTGGCTAGGTTTGTTCTGGTTGGGGTTTTGTAgcctcttttgttttcctgttttgtagttgttggggtttggtttggttagaATGGCGCTGATGGGGAGGTGGGGGGTggcctggggaggagggaaggggctcagcccacagcagggttgcttggtttggtttggtttggtttggtttggtttggttgaaATGGGGGCTGGGGCCCGCTATTTCTTTGttaactggaaaagaaaaaggagattcctgggttttttcatctttaacatTTGTGTTTCACAGAGGCGTGTTCAGTATCTTAGTGGTCTAACAGATTGTCAGTAACACAAGAAGTTTtgtaatactttttaaaattcttctcatgTCAAACTACAACAGACAttcaacaaacaaaaaatacttctgaaagcattgacttggcccattcaAATTGACAAACTGTAAGCCTGTTCATTTTGATTAAGCCTGTTCAATTTTGACTAGTGTTAATAAAAATTTGCAGaaccacagaaacagaagaagaagacacagaaagaaagacaaaagatacagagaagcacacacagagctaccacctcctggattccagctcagttcagatggaaattccaagaggaggcagggtcaagatgtgtgcttgccttgtggtcagccttcaatTCCCCTTGGTCatcctgggcccttcccccagctgggccttgggctcatttggtccctcaggagctgggctggggctgcagaggtggctgtggagcattgcctgtgctgtgccagggactggcagacactgctgggctgggatagaggctctggggggattggggttccagggcagggcagggctgggcttacagggcagggcaaggctggacctgccccttcctcccccacatGTGAAATGCTTCCAGCCAAGAATCTCCTCCAATCTGTCACAAGAGGGAACGTTGGAGGTGGAAATCCTAAAtttggccatgggcacctggaggagaaggacagttcttttccataggaagtaAAGCACAGAGTCCCAGCGTTTGAAAGGCAGGTGAGAGCCTCACTGGGCTAAGGCCAGCTAGACTTGTCAGGAATggcagattttgtctgggagcagtCTTTGTATTTAAGGAATTTTCAAGCAGGAAACACGATTTCAGCCTTGGGCACATGCAGAAGCAGAACAGTTCTTTCCACAGGAAGGAGAACACAGAGTCTTCCCcagtgttttggggacagatgAGAGGTGACCCTTGTAAAACCACTGCAACACAGACTTGTCCTGGGAATATCCCTATGGAAACAATCTCTGGGTATAAGGAAATTTGGAGttgaaatcccaattctggccatggatgcctggaggagaaggagagttattttccaaaggaaggaaagcatggagcTCCATCATTTAAATAGCAGATGAGAACAGATCTTCAACATGCCAACGTCAGCTGGACCAGTCAGGCAGTCCACAGGAGTCCAAACCAGCCAGACCTATTCTGTGTTCCCTTGGTTTTATGTTTCCCCAATATGTCACAATGGCCCACTGATTACAAGAAAacttgcagtgtcacaatggcccctaGGTTCCAAAAGGCCCCAGAGTATCACAGTGGTCCCAACGATTCCATAGCCCtttcagtgtcacaatggtttCTGTGTTTCCCCAGGCCCCACAATAACATGTCTCTTCTGTTCCATGAGCCCTGAttgtcacaatggacctttggaccctgggggtttgcagtgtcacaatggtctcctttggcTCCACAGCGTCACAATGGACGATTGATGACAGGAGATCCCTCTGTGTCACCCTGGAGCTTTGGTttcatgcagccctgcagtgtcacaatgaacCCTTGGTTCAATGGGGTTCCACAATGTCACCATAGCCCCAaggttccatgcagccctgctgcaTGTCACAAAGGCCTCTTGGTTTCATGAGGCCTCACAGTATCACAATGGTCCTCTTGGTTCTGTGAGGAACCCCAGGGTCACAAAGGTCCGactggttccatgaggcctcatagtgtcacaatggtctccatgattccatgagtaccctcagtgtcacaatggccccttggttccatgaggccatGAAGTCCCTTAATAGTGTCCCCATGGTTCCATGAGCCTTGCAACATCACAGTAGACCTTTGGATCCATGGGGgctcacagtgtcacaatgggcCCTTGGTTCCATGATACCCCAAAGTGCCATAATGGTCTCCACAATTCCATGAACCCCCTCAATGTaacaatggacccttggtttgaTGGGGTCTTTCAGTACCACAATGATCCCTACATTCCATGGAGTCACACAGTGTCAGTACTGTCCTATTGGTTCAGTGAAGTccagcaatgtcacagtgctctccatgattccatgaggccccacagtgtcacactggtcccttggtctcacagagcctcacagtgtcacaattgTCCCATGGTGTCACAGGGGCCCACAGTttcacaatggtcccttggtctcacagggctcCACATTGTCACAAAGGccccttggtctcacagggccccacagtgtcacaatggtcccttggtttCATGGCCCTtggctgctgcattcccccctccccttctcaggccgccctgccagctgagaaatgctccttgggcctcagccttggccaacagcccctgggctcagctcctctgcagctcatcacaaacactgtctgctccaggcactgctgctgcccaaccagctcctggttcctttagcagcagccctgggaacgGTTTCTGTTCCCTGagtggcacaacatccctgttctcacactgccaaagaaagctgttgaTGCCAAGTGCGGCCGGGATgaaccattgctgggactgaagcccctctcttggggccctgcaaacagcgctccaaaaggagcccttggagctctcctgggccagcgactccctctgagtggggcctctcccagttgggaactctcccgtttgctgcacCCGGGGATCCTGAACAACGACGgagcctgggccgatccccccactcctccaggtTCAACCCTTTCACCCACTGTggagatgccaaaggatccacagtgagcatttcctgccctcaggggaatttctcccaggtgccttgcactgactcttggtgtctgtgtgcacacaggagtgcctgtgctggggaaatgtggcagaaatgctgctctctgagggtcTTGAGTGCCTTGGACAGTTGAGTCAGGCAGATATCCAGATATCAGTAAAGAAGGTTAAGTCACGAGCTCTAAGCTAAGTTAAATGCTGCTAAGAGTTGTTCTTTTGCTAAGTTGTTATGATTAATATAGGTTACTAGCTAAGTTAAATATTGATAAATGTTAGTCCTTTGTTAAATGGCAAAGACATAGGTTATAAGTTTGGTTAAGTACTGTTGAGTGCTGTTCTTTAGCTAAATTGTGAAGTTGAAGGTATCAGTTAAGGTTAAAGTTCAGTCCTGTTAAGTGTGAGCCCTGTTAAGCTTTTAGGCcatattccttttatccttgccctcactgtccttgtgtcacacacacacacacagggacagttcttggttaatttctggtttgattgcccggattctgtttggtttttttgttgctttgtttccttggtgtgcctgaagtgtccaggcaggagcagtgtgactcttgccaaggaactttatgctgctgtcccttaatattaaatctggtttttgctgatCCCTTGCCGAGGATTTTTTCAGCGCTCTCAAGGCCTCATTGGtagcagggtgaaggagccctggcccaggctctggccctgggggacacagggacgcTGCCGGGGGATCCCTGTCCCACTGTCCCCCCCAGGACCCCGGCCCCCGGTCCccatgtcaggctctggggtcgatctcgtggaacatcctctgggagaggctgcggggccggggggaccTGGGGGAACAGGGGGGAgaggggaccccgctgtgcatgagcagggttggactgctctggggggaactGTGAAGGGGTACGGGGCCgagtgacctcacacagcccctgtgatgtcacataaccacctgtgatgtcacacaaccacctgtgatgtcacacagcacCCTGTGATGTCCAAAGCCCACTCTGGGATGTCACAAAGACATCCTGTGTCACAGAGCCAACGCTGGCATAtctctctgtgatgtcatacagCCATGTTGCGATGTCACAGAAATCTCAGTGATGTCACAAGGGAATCCCATGATGTCACTGTCCTGTGATGACACACCCTGTTCTGTGATGTTACTCAGACACCCAGTGATGTCACAACTCACTCTATCATGTTACAGAGCCACCGTCCATGATGGTAGAATCTGCTCTATGGCCTCACACCCTACTCAATGATGTCACTGCCACATCTGTTATTTCACAACCCCCTCAGTGATGTCAGAAAACTTTCTCTGTGATGACTCTGCAATGTCATGGCACACATTTGCAACTCACAGCCTGCTCTATCATGTCTTACAGCCATGCCATCATGTCACAGtcttctctgtgatgtcacacaaaCCCCTCTATGATTCTGTAGCTGCTCGatgacctcacacagcccactctgtgctgtcacacaggtTCTTACtgacatcccagctgctctgtgcctctgtgacacagccccagaggtgctgctgtcacacagccccctcggggccatcccacagcccctgccagtgctgagcccctgtgagctctgtctgtgccctgctggtgtccctcaggggccctggcagtgccccagccctgctgggctgtgcacaggagctgctcctggccagagctgtctctctgcagcgctgcccttgccaggagctgcctctgggccaggagcccggcccagctcagcagcacagacacagcacagggactttattgaccctctggggctttggtgcTCTTTGCATCAGACTCAGTCCCCGACAGTGTGCTCAAACAACTTCTAAAAAACTCAAAATCAGATTCAAAGTCCAAAGATTCTTTAACTTTTACTGGGTCCCACTGAAACCCTCTCCTCCCCAGTGACAGAATTCCTGTAGTGTGGGTTCTCAGATGTCCTGGGAGCCCTCACAACGCTTCTGGCCAGAATGTCTGcggagggcagccaggctgctgcaggggcagtgacctcacagccatcaccatggcagccctgtcccctgggcctggctctgccctttcctctgcccctgccttggctctgctgccatgaagagttttgtcattaatatcttgtccccaaggtgctggggccaatggcttcccagtcaggctcctggagcagaagtggcttttcagagcccagccaggaatgagccctgaggcagcagctctgcagtggtggccaccaggccgggctgccaagggaggcttctggccatggcctgcaagcagctgctgctgccaaggtgcctttgatgcctcaggctctccctggcacagctcccagcacggcactctgcccttgtgcccgagcccttccctgtgctggggctggcctggggcttttcctgcagcgggacctgccctgctcatggcacaggaaaggcagatcctgctggagcaggaggctctgcctgcagtgggCTGCAGCAACTCCAGCATGGCCCTGTTGACTTCAAAACTGCTGCCTAGAGCACTGTATTCTAATAATTGTTATAGCTCCTGAACTGTGGAGTAAATGAATGTGGTTAAGTTCTTTCTTCTAATCATGATTAGAATCAATTAGAGGAATATTTATGTAAATCTATTGGGTATCCCATCGTTAATTCTGTGGGACAAATTGGGTTAAAGGTTCAATTCCACCTCTCCAATCCTTTACACCTCTGAAAAAgtctggggctgggattggatcCAGCCGCTCCCAGTCTCCTGTCTTAGAaggaattttagaagtttaGGGGCCCTGCAGGGGTTTGAGGATCCATGGTGGCTGTTCAGTGTCATTTCTCCACCTCATGATTTAGCAGGAgtttttccaataaaaaaataaagctttcgcctgaagctcccactgtgcccatgacaggaacccctgtaagtgtctgggacatcctggctctttggcagcctggggactcctgggagGTCACCATGGAGCCCccgtgagtgcctgtgacagatcagtgcctttgcagcccaaggtggcctgggatgtcaccatggaatggctgtgactgcctcttACCACACGGCTCTTTACCATCCCAGAAACCCCTGGAAGGtgtccatggagcccctgtctctgcgtgtgacattccagctctggaaaagcCTGGAGACTCTTGGAAAATCCCCATGGAATCCCTCTGAGGGTCTGTGACAAATCTGATTTGTGGaaggcaaccatcaccagccccctgttgctatggtcagtttccatggcagccatcaccagccccctgttgctatggtcagtttccatggcagctccatggagaccccatgtcaggggtggttgccatggacaccagctcaggcctgcagccacagcccattgccatggcaaccattggcagccccatccccaggctcatgggatcccagaaccacagaattggctgagctgggagggacccatcaggatcctccagtccaactgctggccctgcacaggacaccccaacaatgccagcctgggcctggcagcgctgtccaaacgctgctggagctcagagagccctggagctgggacccttccctggggagcctgggcagggccccagcagcctctgggcaaaaaccttttcctgacatccaacctgagcctgccccgactcagctgcagccgttccctccactcctgtccctgggcaccagagggaagaggttcccacagccccagccagggacccgctcccaaggctgctgccatggccaccagggctggcacccGCTGGCATGCTCAGTTTCCATGGGCCAgggttcaggaatgggattgTCCAATTTCCTGTTCCCGCTAAAACCgcgctgccctccctgccctcccacctCTTGTGGAAagaacaaaaggcaaagatcccaggttgggataagaacaatttatttggAACAGCAGCAAGATAAGgaacaaacaagaaaagaaataatactgGCAACAGAAGGGataaaataaagggaaaactACAACACAACTGACTGTCTCTTCCTGGCCACAATTTTCCACTGCCTGGAAAGGACACCCTTCTTctcaggagagagagagagagagagagagagagagtcccTTTCTTGCCCCCGGCAATGTCCTGAGGTGGGAGAGAATATAATGACATGGTCATGCCCTGACCCTCATGTGTTTCTTCAGAGCCACATCATGTCCATTGGCAAGGGCAGGAAAAGGTACAGGTGTTTTCCCAGACTGAATCACAAGGAACATGGACCACCAGGGCTCTGCTTAACATGGGTCCTCCATGGGGGTtgaagctggagcagtgcaCGAAGCTCCTCCTGCACTTGGGGCATTGGCAGAGCTTACTTTACCGGTGCCTCCTTTGGTGTCTGGTCAAGTTAGAGCTCCGGGcaaagctcttcccacattggggacactcgtagggcctctccccagtgtggatgcgccggtgtCTGAtgaggtgggagctgtgcttgaagcccttcccacagtcagggcagcagaagggcctcTCATCCGTGTGAATCCGCTGGTGCAGGAGTAGATTggagctggtctgaaacctcttcccacactcgggacactcgtagggcctctccccagtgtggatgcgttGGTGGGTCACAAGGTTGGATCTgtagctgaagcccttcccacattctccacactcgtagggccattccccagtgtggatcatctggtggcagatcagggtgctgctctgcctgaagctcttcccacactcaaagcacttgtggggcttctccccatcatgaagcTGCTCCAAGAactggctgaagctctgtccaccttcctggctctgggtaagtctttcctcctcagagcaccctgggctgtgtTTGGAGCCCCTCTTCCTGCAGGATCTCTGgggattttcctccccattAGAATTCTGCACTGTGGAGTCAATCAAAACAGCCTCTTCCATTTGGTTCTGCCAAGGAGATTTTTTCTCCCTGGTCTCCATCATCAGCTTTTTGTCTGGGGAAGGAATGGCAAGGAGaagatgggatttgcctccattccagagggaaggggaaggagatccccccagtgcatccccagcaggacGGTCTTGGCACCAAGGTTGTCCTGCAGCCggggtctgtgctgggctgggagatggagcaggagagagggggaaaggggcactgatttcctcctcacctgcctgggcaTCCCAGGGCTCGTTCCTCTTCCTCTCAGCCTCCCCGTCCATCCAATCAagatttgggaatgggaaatcctgttctGGGGAGAAAACAAAGGGTGCGCACATTGTCTTTTGTCCtggggtctgtgcagggctgggagatggagcaggagagagggggaaaggggcactgacttcctcctcacctgcctgggcaTCCCAAGGCTCGTTCCTCTTCCTCTCAGCCTCCCCCTCCATCCAATCAagatttgggaatgggaaatcctgttctGGGGAGAAAACAAAGGGTGCGCACATTGTCTTTTGTCCtggggtctgtgcagggctgggagatggagcaggagagagggggaaaggggcactgacttcctcctcacctgcctgagTGTCCCGGGGCTCCTTTCTGttcctcacagcctcctcctccatccagTCAAGatctgggaatgggaaatcctgttctGGGGAGAAAACAAAGGGTGCGCACATTGTATTTTGTTCTGagatctgtgctgggctgggagatggagcaggagagagggggaaaggggcactgacttcctcctcacctgcctgagTGTCCCGGGGCTCCTTTCTGttcctcacagcctcctcctccatccaatcaagatttgggaatgggaaatcctgttctgggaagaaaacaaagggtgcACACATTGTcttttgttctggtttgaagGCAAACTTGGGGGAGAGTCTAAGTCGGAGTTacaatttaagaagaaaatttagatcagggcaatgatacagaaacactgccttaaactgacagagtcaggatataacctgacaccctgttggtcagggtggtggcagcagtcacATTAAATGGTGGCTTCAGTTCTGTTGGAGTGATCAACGTGATTCTGTcagagcagtgatcctgtagaagggtctggtcttcctctgaaggtccagtggtggttatggagctcttgtcctctgggaatccagtaggcaagctgctcctggtgttgcCAGCCTCagcttatatccaggtaggaatgcttggatcCTCCCCTTGggcggagcatcccacaatgggaggatggaattttatcagtcctgcagtgacactcaatggcccattagcAGAAGATCTCTCCCCTGGAGGGCGTTATCAGGGGTGAGTCATgcaagagataaagaacactgccctgcctgtttatagcagttgatgaagatggggattAAAAACgtgcatttggttacatcttgcattgcagCCTGAAGcagtggggtaatccctgctcacGGGGTGACCACCACCCCCattacccaaactggctcaaGTGTAAAACCCCCACCCCGGGAAGGCCACACACACAGGGTGCAATGTCACACTTGGCTCCCTCCAGACGAGGTCTCTGTCCCTTGCTGTctcccccttttctctttctttccatctctctctctacctcacatttactgttcaataaaatccattttggaTTTGGTCTTGTTAGCAccttcctggctgcagagacaTCTCTCTAATAATTTTCTTAACCAGATTGTGACATTGTTTTGGTACCGTGAGTTTAGGCACTGTTGTCTGAACCCAAGTGCATTTGACAACAGCATGGTTCCCTCTACTTAAGAGGTTGTAGTTGTCTCTGGAAGAACTATTGGAAACTTGGATGCAGCTTCCTCTGAGCGACTTACAGGAGAACTGATGAAGAAAATAGGTGTTGTGGGTGGCcagtgtaaagaaaatattttgttgtccttccttgaaaagtttgttaaaattgctggaggaaagggagcaaatgcTACCAGCCAGACTGACAAGGTTCATTCACCCCACGAtgaggaacacaaggctgcGGAAAGTCCCGCAAGAACCCCAGCTCAAGTAGCTAAATTCCAGAATAAATTCTGAATTCACAGGCTTGGGGGCTTTGCCAAATGTGAgaatcatttttctcttcatccctgtcagctttgtgacagctacaaagagctttcccttccttttcattATCTGTATTGGGCTGAATTTCTATTTTGCTCTTATTGGAACCtacctgcagctgagctggagctgttcagGAACTGATCAAACTTGGAATTGCCACAAAATAGCTTCTATTTTTGGTTTATTCATGTTTGcaatttatttgtgttttcatcACATATGACTTGTGGGAAAAACAAGTATTCATCAAAGCGATTTATACAGAATCAGGTTTGATTTCTGCCAAGTTTATTGTGTCCAGTGCCCAGGGGAATCTCCCATcctgtctgcagctgctcccacagggatGTGAGGGCTGACCCCGGGGCCCCAGGGGTCACAgtcagggctgccctcagggaATGCTTGCCTGGTACTGAGGGGCAGCGTGGGAGCACCTGGATCATGGACCACCCAGCTGCCCCTCATGTTTGGAGGTgcctgaggagggctgggatgaTGCCAGGGACATCCTGTAGTGACATcccccctgtcctgctctgggtgagctCAGTCCCAAACCTGACCCTGACCCCGGTCTCAATCTCACTCCATGTTTAGACACActcacagttctgtatttaatCTCATCCCAGTGCCAGACTTGTCTAGCCCCAgacccaatcccaaccccagccaTAAAGCCAAT
This Ammospiza nelsoni isolate bAmmNel1 chromosome 22, bAmmNel1.pri, whole genome shotgun sequence DNA region includes the following protein-coding sequences:
- the LOC132082849 gene encoding zinc finger protein 239-like, whose protein sequence is MEEEAVRNRKEPRDTQADLDWMEEEAVRNRKEPRDTQAEQDFPFPNLDWMEGEAERKRNEPWDAQAEQDFPFPNLDWMDGEAERKRNEPWDAQAAQHRPRLQDNLGAKTLHDGEKPHKCFECGKSFRQSSTLICHQMIHTGEWPYECGECGKGFSYRSNLVTHQRIHTGERPYECPECGKRFQTSSNLLLHQRIHTDERPFCCPDCGKGFKHSSHLIRHRRIHTGERPYECPQCGKSFARSSNLTRHQRRHR